GATGCAGCCGCACCTGGTCGGCGGGGAGCTGATGGGTGCTGCGCCCCAGCAGCCGCGCCGTCGCCCGCAGCAGCCACGGTCCCGCCGGGTGCAGCTCGGGGCCGATCAGCCGGCCGGTGGCCCGGGTCCACCAGTGACCGGCGACGATCACGTCGGTCAGCCGGAACCGCTGCGGCGGGTAACCGCCCCGCACCACCACGTCCACGACCCGGCCGAGTCGCCGGCCGTGCAGGTCGTACGCGGTCTTCCCGAGCAGCTCACCCGCTCGCACGGTCGGCCCCCGGTATCCGGTCGATCAGGTGCCGGCGCAGCCACGACTCCACCGGCGACGGCGGCAGCTCGGCCGTACCCACCCGCAGCCGCACCACGCTGTCCACCCGGTCGACGAGGGCGAGCGGGATCCGTACCGGCGGCAGGGGCGGGTCGTCGACGAACCGGTCGGCGACGGCGACCAGCAGCCGCCCGAGCCGGCCACCGATCCGCTGGCCGAGCGCCCCCTGCCCGGTGAGCAGGCAGGCCACGTACGGGAAACCCGCGGCGTCGACGGCGAACTCGATGTCGTCGACCCGGCCGACCAGCCGACCGTCCCGGTCGATGATCTGCCGGTCGAGCAGCCGCCTGCCGAGCTGGACCCTCACCGCCCCATCCCCGTCACGATCGCCAGCGGGATCGCGGCCACCGAGGCGGCCACGATGAACAGCAGGAACACCGCCCCGAGCAGGTTGTTCCACCGCCCGTTCACCCGGTCGCCCAGATAGGTGCGGTCGTTCGCCACCACCAGGATCGGCAGGTACGTCAGCGGCAGCACCACCGCGCTGAGCACCAGCATGTACTCGGTGAGCGCCACCGGGTCGATGGTGGTCATCAGCAGCAGCACCCCGGCCAGCACGCTGACCAGCAGGACGCTGTGGAACCGGGCCGCCTCCCGCGGGCTGACCCGCTTGCCCCACTGCCAGCCGAAGTACTGCGCCGCCGCGTACGCCGCCGAGAGGCCGGTCTCCAGCGCGGCGCCGAAGGTCACCGCGAAGAACGCCAGCACCGCCACCACCAGCCCGACCCCGCCGAAGGCCAGCACCACCGGCCGCGCGACCTGGTCGAGGGTCTGCAGCGACGTCCCGCCCGGGTGGTAGACCACCGCCGCGGTGGCGATCAGCGACAGCGCCAGGAACCCGCCCACCGGGAAACCGATCAGCACGTTGGACCGCGCGTCGGCGAGGTCGGCGGCGCTCCAGTTCTCCTCCACCCCACCGGAGGAGAAGAAGAACACCTCGTACGGGCTGACGGTCGAGGCGAAGAGCGCCACCGCGACGAACCAGTAGGCCCCCCAGCCGTGCCCGGCGGTGCTGACCAGCAGCGCCTGCTGCCCGAGCCGCCCCCAGTCGGTGGGCAGCGCGAACAGCGCGACCGCGAAGACCAGCAGCGCCAGCCCGGCCAGGCCGAAGACCCGTTCCATCAGCTCGAAGCGCATCCGCCACAGCACCAGCCAGACCGCGAGCGCGGCGACGGGCACCCAGAGCAGATAGCTCACCCCCGACGCGAGCTGCAGCGCCAGCGCCACCCCGCCCAGCTCCGCGGCCAGGGTGATCACCGTGACCAGGTAGGAGGCGACCAGGTTGAGCAGCGCCAGCCGTGGCCCCAGCCGCTCCCGGACCAGGTCGAACACCGCCCGGCCGCTCACCGCCGCGATCCGTCCGGCCATTTCCGCGTACGCGCAGATGCCGAGCACCCCGACCAGCAGCACCCAGGCGTGGGCCATCCCGAAGCGGGCCCCGGCCTGGCTCGCCGCCACCAGGTCGCCGATGTCGACGAAGCCACCGATGGCGGAGAGCACGCCCAGCGTGACGGCGAGCAGCTTCCTCACGTCGGCGGCGGCGGATCGGGCGGTGTCATCGACGCGACGATATCGGCGCGGACGTACCCTTTTCTGGCGAATCTCGTCTCTGGCCGGCCGGGCGGTCCGCGGACCCGGCGGTCCGCCCGGCCGGCCCGTCACGCGGCCCCGGCCGTCACCTCGCGGCGTACCGGCTGCCAGCCGGCGACCGGGCCGGCGGACTCAGGCGTCGGTGAGGTTCTGCAACCGGACCTGGCCGCGCGCGACCAGCCGGCCGGCCTCGTCCGTGATCTCCACCTGCCAGAGCTGCTGGCTGCGCCCCTGGTGCACCGGCGTGCCCACCGCGGTCAGCTCGCCCTCGCGGACCGCCCGCAGGAAGTCCGTCTGGTTGGCCACGCCGACCACCTGGCCCTTGTCGCCCAGCCACAGCGCGCCACCGACGCTGGCCGCCGTCTCCACCACCGAGCAGTAGACCCCGCCGTGCTGGATGCCGAACGGCTGGTGCAGCTCCGGGCGGACCCGCCAGCGGATGACCACCTTCTCCCCGCTGACCTCGTCGAACTCCAGGCCGAGCAGGGCGACGAAGCCCCCGGTCAGATCCGGCTTCTGCACGGCAGTCCCTCCTCGCGGTGTGCGGAGCGCCAGCCTAGTCGCCCCGCCGTCGGCAAACCCGGTACGGTGCCGGCCCCGCCATGGGGGACAATCGGTGACCGTGACCGACAGCAACCTCCCGCACGGGCGGGACTCCCTGACCGACGACCTGCGGTGGCGGGGCCTGATCCAGGACTCGACCGGCTTCGACGAGCTGCGTGAGCTGCTCGACGGCGGGAGCGCCACCTTCTATGTGGGCTTCGACCCGACCGCGCCCAGCCTGCACGTCGGCCACCTCATGCAGGTCACCACGGCCCGCCGGCTCCAGCTCGCCGGGCACCGGCCGCTGCTGCTGGTCGGCGGGGCCACCGGCCAGATCGGCGACCCGAAGGAGAGCGCCGAGCGGACCCTCAACCCGCCCGAGGTGGTCGCGGGCTGGGTCCAGCGGATCCGGGAGCAGCTCTCGCCGTTCGTGTCGTACACCGGGGAGCACGCGGCCCGCCTGGTCAACAACCTGGACTGGACCGGCGAGATGTCGGTGGTGGAGTTCCTGCGCGACGTCGGCAAGCACTTCCCGGTCAACAAGATGCTGGCCCGTGAAGTGGTCAAGGCGCGGCTGGAGACCGGGATCAGCTTCACCGAGTTCAGCTACCAGCTGCTCCAGGCCAACGACTTCTTCGAGCTGCACCGCCGGCACGGCTGCCAGCTCCAGTACGGCGGCTCCGACCAGTGGGGCAACATCACCGCCGGCGTGGACTATGTCCGCCGCCGGGGCGCGGGGCCCGTCCAGGCGTTCGTGACGCCGCTGGTCACCAAGGCCGACGGTACGAAGTTCGGCAAGACCGAGGGGGGCGCGGTCTGGCTCGACCCCGAGATGACCAGCCCGTACGCCTTCTACCAGTTCTGGGTCAACGCCGACGATCGGGACGTCAGCCGCTACCTGCGCTACTTCAGCTTCCGGTCGCGCGAGGAACTGGAGGCGCTGGAGAAGGAGACCGCGGAGCGCCCGGCCGCCCGGTCCGCCCAGCGGGCCCTCGCTGAGGAGCTGACCACGCTGGTGCACGGGGAGCGGGAGATGGCCCAGGCGGTCGCCGCCAGCCAGGCCCTTTTCGGTCGGGGTTCGCTGGACGAGCTGGCGCCGGCGACCCTGCGGGCCGCGCTCACCGAGGCGGGCCTGGTCCACCTGACCGAGCTGCCCGATGTCGCCGGGCTGCTCAAGGAGTCGGGACTGGTGCCGAGCATGAAGGAGGCCCGCCGGGTGATCGCCGAGGGCGGTGCCTACGTGAACAACACCCGGGTCACCGAGGCCGACGCGACCGTCGCGCCGGCGGACCTGCTGCACGGCCGCTACCTGGTGTTGCGTCGGGGCAAGCGCTCCTTCGCCGGCGTCGAGCTGCAGGGCTGACCCGGCAGGAGCCGGTGTGACGCGGGACGCCCCCGGGGAATTTGACGATCAACTCCCCGGGGGCGTAACTTTCTCTCTGCCAGCGCGGAACGGACGAAACAGGGCGAAAGTCCTGCCAGGCCGGAGCGCAGGGAATGATCCTCGGGTCCGATGGTGTCGACTGTCGGACTCGGACCGGGCGGTGCCCCGGATCCGCCGGAAGGGCGGATTTGGTGAGGCGGAGCCGACCGGGTATGGTTCATCGCCGGTAGGGAACCGGGCGAGCCTGCGGGAAACCGCAGCGGCCGGCCTGCCGGAAGCCACGAGGGAGAGCGGCGGGAGCCGGTCGAATTGTGGTGCCTGGAATTGGGTGGAAGTGGTGCGGATCGCTGCAGAGCGGTTTGACTCGGCGGAAACCTCCGGGTAACGTAGTAAAAGTGCCCGGCGCGAGAGCGGCGGACGCGGATGGACGAAATGCCCCGGGTGTTGGGCTCCACGGTGTGGGGTTCGCGGCGGTGTGTGGTTGTTCTTTGAGAACTCAACAGGGTGCTTGATAAGCCAGTGCCAATTGTTTTATACCCCGCACTGGTCAGGCTTTGGTCTGGCTGGTGGGGATTCCTTTGGCAACACTTTTGTTGTCGGGACAGTTTTTCAACAAGTTTTTGTTGGAGAGTTTGATCCTGGCTCAGGACGAACGCTGGCGGCGTGCTTAACACATGCAAGTCGAGCGGAAAGGCCCTTCGGGGTACTCGAGCGGCGAACGGGTGAGTAACACGTGAGCAACCTGCCCTAGGCTTTGGGATAACCCTCGGAAACGGGGGCTAATACCGAATACGACCTTTGGACGCATGTCTTTTGGTGGAAAGTTTTTCGGCCTGGGATGGGCTCGCGGCCTATCAGCTTGTTGGTGGGGTGATGGCCTACCAAGGCGACGACGGGTAGCCGGCCTGAGAGGGCGACCGGCCACACTGGGACTGAGACACGGCCCAGACTCCTACGGGAGGCAGCAGTGGGGAATATTGCACAATGGGCGGAAGCCTGATGCAGCGACGCCGCGTGAGGGATGACGGCCTTCGGGTTGTAAACCTCTTTCAGCAGGGAC
The Micromonospora sp. R77 DNA segment above includes these coding regions:
- a CDS encoding PRC-barrel domain containing protein produces the protein MRAGELLGKTAYDLHGRRLGRVVDVVVRGGYPPQRFRLTDVIVAGHWWTRATGRLIGPELHPAGPWLLRATARLLGRSTHQLPADQVRLHPPVPGFPFGTPRPDRD
- a CDS encoding NRAMP family divalent metal transporter, whose translation is MRKLLAVTLGVLSAIGGFVDIGDLVAASQAGARFGMAHAWVLLVGVLGICAYAEMAGRIAAVSGRAVFDLVRERLGPRLALLNLVASYLVTVITLAAELGGVALALQLASGVSYLLWVPVAALAVWLVLWRMRFELMERVFGLAGLALLVFAVALFALPTDWGRLGQQALLVSTAGHGWGAYWFVAVALFASTVSPYEVFFFSSGGVEENWSAADLADARSNVLIGFPVGGFLALSLIATAAVVYHPGGTSLQTLDQVARPVVLAFGGVGLVVAVLAFFAVTFGAALETGLSAAYAAAQYFGWQWGKRVSPREAARFHSVLLVSVLAGVLLLMTTIDPVALTEYMLVLSAVVLPLTYLPILVVANDRTYLGDRVNGRWNNLLGAVFLLFIVAASVAAIPLAIVTGMGR
- a CDS encoding PaaI family thioesterase; the encoded protein is MQKPDLTGGFVALLGLEFDEVSGEKVVIRWRVRPELHQPFGIQHGGVYCSVVETAASVGGALWLGDKGQVVGVANQTDFLRAVREGELTAVGTPVHQGRSQQLWQVEITDEAGRLVARGQVRLQNLTDA
- the tyrS gene encoding tyrosine--tRNA ligase, with product MTDSNLPHGRDSLTDDLRWRGLIQDSTGFDELRELLDGGSATFYVGFDPTAPSLHVGHLMQVTTARRLQLAGHRPLLLVGGATGQIGDPKESAERTLNPPEVVAGWVQRIREQLSPFVSYTGEHAARLVNNLDWTGEMSVVEFLRDVGKHFPVNKMLAREVVKARLETGISFTEFSYQLLQANDFFELHRRHGCQLQYGGSDQWGNITAGVDYVRRRGAGPVQAFVTPLVTKADGTKFGKTEGGAVWLDPEMTSPYAFYQFWVNADDRDVSRYLRYFSFRSREELEALEKETAERPAARSAQRALAEELTTLVHGEREMAQAVAASQALFGRGSLDELAPATLRAALTEAGLVHLTELPDVAGLLKESGLVPSMKEARRVIAEGGAYVNNTRVTEADATVAPADLLHGRYLVLRRGKRSFAGVELQG